Proteins found in one Xenopus laevis strain J_2021 chromosome 1L, Xenopus_laevis_v10.1, whole genome shotgun sequence genomic segment:
- the dda1 gene encoding DET1- and DDB1-associated protein 1 isoform X1, which produces MCSVCRKYLGAVIPCLKTDVCIMKENADFLKGLPVYNESNFSRFHADSVCKASNRRPSVYLPTREYPSDQIIVTEKTNILLRYLHQQWDKKNAAKKRDQDQLEIGETSAPPRKIARTDSQEMNEDT; this is translated from the exons ATGTGCAGTGTCTGTAGAAAGTATTTAGGGGCAG TAATCCCCTGCCTCAAAACAGATGTTTGcatcatgaaagaaaat GCTGATTTTTTGAAAGGACTACCTGTCTACAATGAGAGTAACTTCAGCAGATTTCATGCAGACTCCGTGTGTAAAGCATCG AATAGACGGCCTTCAGTATATCTTCCCACAAGAGAATATCCCTCTGACCAAA TCATAGtaacagagaaaacaaatatacttCTGCGTTATCTACACCAACAATGGGACAAAAAG AATGCTGCAAAGAAAAGAGATCAAGACCAATTAGAAATAGGCGAGACTTCCGCTCCCCCACGAAAGATTGCCAGGACAGACAGCCAAGAAATGAATGAGGACACATAG
- the dda1 gene encoding DET1- and DDB1-associated protein 1 has translation MADFLKGLPVYNESNFSRFHADSVCKASNRRPSVYLPTREYPSDQIIVTEKTNILLRYLHQQWDKKNAAKKRDQDQLEIGETSAPPRKIARTDSQEMNEDT, from the exons ATG GCTGATTTTTTGAAAGGACTACCTGTCTACAATGAGAGTAACTTCAGCAGATTTCATGCAGACTCCGTGTGTAAAGCATCG AATAGACGGCCTTCAGTATATCTTCCCACAAGAGAATATCCCTCTGACCAAA TCATAGtaacagagaaaacaaatatacttCTGCGTTATCTACACCAACAATGGGACAAAAAG AATGCTGCAAAGAAAAGAGATCAAGACCAATTAGAAATAGGCGAGACTTCCGCTCCCCCACGAAAGATTGCCAGGACAGACAGCCAAGAAATGAATGAGGACACATAG
- the LOC108713416 gene encoding 39S ribosomal protein L34, mitochondrial, producing the protein MAALGSLVRLFQMKQATFPVCVQQRTLGILSRSLGITETHSSSWSAGSGILSRALPSNWSLLPVRTKKRGMEYQPKFLKRKRTHGWLKRISTRGGIEVILRRMLKGRKSLTV; encoded by the coding sequence GTTATTTCAAATGAAGCAGGCAACGTTTCCCGTCTGTGTGCAACAGAGGACCCTTGGCATTTTATCCCGCTCCTTAGGTATCACAGAGACACATTCCTCATCATGGTCTGCAGGCAGTGGCATCCTGTCGAGAGCTTTGCCTTCCAACTGGTCACTGCTTCCAGTACGTACAAAGAAGAGGGGCATGGAATATCAGCCAAAGTTCCTGAAGCGCAAGAGAACTCATGGGTGGCTGAAGCGGATCAGCACAAGGGGTGGAATAGAAGTTATCCTGAGACGGATGTTGAAAGGAAGGAAATCTTTGACAGTCTGA